One Halichoerus grypus chromosome 1, mHalGry1.hap1.1, whole genome shotgun sequence genomic region harbors:
- the MITF gene encoding microphthalmia-associated transcription factor yields the protein MLEMLEYNHYQVQTHLENPTKYHIQQAQRQQVKQYLSTTLANKHANQVLSLPCPNQPGDHVMPPVPGSSAPNSPMAMLTLNSNCEKEVIHVSSPLLLSTGPPRAASLGPRFCGVAAALRPPHAVTGVCRVMAQDGTPGCSRVGRGVYVIACLKQFPFLITSFTCTACIFPTESEARALAKERQKKDNHNLIERRRRFNINDRIKELGTLIPKSNDPDMRWNKGTILKASVDYIRKLQREQQRAKELENRQKKLEHANRHLLLRIQELEMQARAHGLSLIPSTGLCSPDLVNRIIKQEPTLENCNQDLLQHHADLPCTTTLDLTDGTITFNNSLGAGTESSQAYGVPTKMGSKLEDILMDDTLSPVGVTDPLLSSVSPGASKTSSRRSSMSMEEAEHAC from the exons ATGCTGGAAATGCTAGAATATAATCACTATCAG GTGCAGACCCACCTCGAAAACCCCACCAAGTACCACATACAGCAAGCCCAAAGGCAGCAGGTAAAGCAGTACCTTTCTACCACTTTAGCAAATAAACATGCCAACCAAGTCCTGAGCTTGCCATGTCCAAACCAGCCTGGCGATCATGTCATGCCACCAGTGCCGGGGAGCAGCGCACCCAACAGCCCCATGGCTATGCTCACACTTAACTCCAACTGTGAAAAAGAGGTAATTCAtgtctcctcccctctcct TCTGTCTACGGGGCCCCCACGCGCCGCCAGCCTTGGTCCCAGATTCTGTGGTGTGGCCGCCGCGCTCCGGCCTCCTCACGCCGTCACCGGGGTCTGTCGGGTCATGGCTCAGGACGGGACACCTGGCTGCTCCAGAGTGGGACGGGGAG TTTATGTCATTGCGTGCCTTAAACAGTTCCCGTTTCTAATTACTTCATTCACGTGCACAGCGTGTATTTTTCCCACAGAATCTGAAGCGAGAGCATTGGCTAAAGAGAGGCAAAAAAAGGACAATCACAACTTGA TTGAACGAAGAAGACGATTTAACATAAATGACCGCATTAAGGAACTAGGTACTTTGATTCCCAAGTCAAATGATCC AGACATGCGCTGGAACAAGGGAACCATCTTAAAAGCATCTGTGGACTATATCCGAAAGTTGCAACGAGAACAGCAACGTGCAAAAGAACTTGAAAACCGACAGAAGAAACTGGAGCACGCCAACCGGCATTTGCTGCTCAGAATACAG GAACTTGAAATGCAGGCTCGAGCTCACGGACTTTCCCTCATTCCATCCACGGGCCTCTGCTCCCCTGATTTGGTGAATCGGATCATCAAGCAAGAGCCCACTCTCGAGAACTGCAACCAAGATCTCCTTCAGCATCATGCAGACCTGCCTTGTACGACGACACTCGACCTCACAGACGGAACCATCACCTTCAACAACAGCCTTGGAGCCGGGACCGAGAGTAGCCAAGCCTACGGCGTCCCCACGAAAATGGGATCCAAACTGGAAGACATCCTGATGGATGACACGCTTTCTCCCGTGGGCGTAACTGACCCACTGCTTTCGTCAGTGTCCCCCGGAGCTTCCAAAACGAGCAGCCGAAGGAGCAGCATGAGCATGGAAGAAGCCGAGCACGCTTGTTAG